From Choristoneura fumiferana chromosome 7, NRCan_CFum_1, whole genome shotgun sequence, the proteins below share one genomic window:
- the LOC141429853 gene encoding uncharacterized protein yields the protein MDKQEVKRSSKTRLWLSARRKKKGPARHKKENINPNSTLGTGEHASEQSDSDNNTDPPPQPLNLSSTLGTGEHASEQSDSDNNTDPPPQFQNFSRCVFKENITHLITTFKDQTLTPNTAVYYLLKS from the exons atggataaacagg aagtgaaaagatcatcgaagacaagattatggttatcggctcgtaggaaaaaaaaaggaccggctcgtcataaaaaagaaaacattaatcctaatag tacgcttggcaccggagagcatgccagtgagcagtctgatagtgataacaataccgatcctccacctcaacctctaaatttaagcag tacgcttggcaccggagagcatgccagtgagcagtctgatagtgataacaataccgatcctccgcctcaatttcaaaattttagcag GtgtgtttttaaagaaaatatcaCTCATTTGATAACGACATTTAAAGATCAAACTCTTACTCCTAATACTGCAGTATATTACCTCCTGAAGTCTTAA